A section of the Oncorhynchus keta strain PuntledgeMale-10-30-2019 chromosome 15, Oket_V2, whole genome shotgun sequence genome encodes:
- the LOC118380990 gene encoding chemokine XC receptor 1 — CFLVIFLLSVTGNGLLLVALCRYEDLKRVTNLFILNLLTSDLLFTLTLPFWAVYQLSHWMFGDLACKLLTGAHFTGLYSSMMLLTSMTVYRCVIVVGSRWTAVPRRRLGYALAACMASWVVSLAASLSDVISSQVQEVGNGTRIFICEVSPGTTDEELGYYLQVSLLFVLPLIIIILCYSAILRTVLVTATRRQHRTVLVVFCIVVAFIVCWAPYNLFIFAMSVYTPVDCAVKERLHVVYIVCRIVAYAHCFLNPALYMLSHSFRRHLWSLLCCLMGEERVGQGGGGERSVGHSSSHVTPRPTGPAVMLQDPRENNYTATWMELRTEQE; from the exons TGCTTCCTGGTCATCTTCCTCCTCAGTGTCACAG GTAACGGATTGTTGCTGGTTGCCTTGTGTCGTTATGAGGACCTGAAGAGGGTCACCAACCTGTTCATCCTAAACCtgttgacctctgacctcctATTTACCCTGACCCTGCCCTTCTGGGCCGTCTACCAACTCTCCCACTGGATGTTCGGTGACCTG GCCTGTAAGCTGTTGACGGGGGCACACTTCACCGGTCTCTACAGCAGTATGATGCTGCTCACCTCCATGACGGTGTACCGCTGTGTAATAGTCGTCGGGTCCCGTTGGACAGCCGTTCCCCGGAGACGACTGGGGTACGCATTGGCCGCCTGCATGGCATCATGGGTAGTCAGCCTGGCCGCCTCCCTCAGTGATGTCATATCCTCCCAGGTACAGGAAGTGGGAAACGGGACAAGAATATTCATCTGTGAGGTCTCACCTGGAACTACGGATGAGGAG CTGGGCTACTACCTGCAGGTGTCCCTGCTCTTCGTCCTCCCTCtaatcatcatcatcctctgctACAGTGCCATTCTCAGGACGGTCCTGGTAACTGCGACCAGGAGACAACACCGCACAGTGCTAGTGGTCTTCTGTATCGTGGTAGCGTTCATCGTCTGCTGGGCACCGTACAACCTATTCATATTCGCCATGTCTGTCTACACACCTGTAGACTGTGCGGTCAAGGAGCGGCTGCATGTTGTGTACATTGTGTGTCGTATTGTGGCCTACGCCCACTGCTTCCTGAACCCTGCCCTCTACATGCTGTCTCACTCCTTCAGACGACATCTCTGGTCGCTGTTGTGCTGtctgatgggggaggagagggtagggcaggggggaggaggggagaggagtgtggGACACAGTTCGTCCCACGTCACCCCTAGACCAACCGGACCTGCTGTGATGCTTCAGGACCCCAGAGAGAATAACTATACAGCTACATGGATGGAGCTAAGAACGGAGCAGGAATGA